From a single Stomoxys calcitrans chromosome 4, idStoCalc2.1, whole genome shotgun sequence genomic region:
- the LOC106090924 gene encoding prisilkin-39-like — protein sequence MLTAVKQSVIITNHFKSMNSNTIQYIIEIIWNYPQKPESMKIFVLTLAVLVSSALGGSLSSTYLPPHQGSASAPSRQYLAPAASAPAVHYAAPAAVSHGHSGGFSSGGYSGGHAGGHSGGHSGGHSGGHSGGHSGGFSSGGHSGGFAQAASAPSRQYLAPAASAPAAHYAAPAAVSHAASYSAPAASYSAPAASYSAPAASHGHSSGYSHAASAPAARYSAPAASSSYSHGSGGFSQAASAPAVRYSAPSNQYIAPAASAPAVSYSAPAAVSHSHGGGFSSGGHSGGYAQAASAPAVSYSAPAASHGHSGGFSSGGHSGGFAASAPAASYSAPAASSHGSGYSYGAASAPAPRYSAPAASYSAPAASYSAPAASYSAPAASYSAPAASYSAPAASYSAPAASYSAPAASYSAPAAQYSGAFAQPSRQYLAPAASYAAPAASYSAPAHAPSSHYGAPAAPSRQYLAPVAASAPAVSYSAPATSFSAGPAVSHYSAASQHHGHSTNSFGFSGNSGGGTQYASNGGYARH from the exons ATGTTGACAGCAGTTAAACAATCAGTCATTATAACAAATCACTTCAAGTCAATGAATAGCAACACCATCCAATACATCATTGAAATCATTTGGAATTATCCACAGAAGC cagaatccatg AAAATCTTTGTTTTAACATTGGCCGTTTTGGTTTCCTCGGCTTTGGGAGGCTCGCTGAGTAGCACTTACTTGCCACCACATCAAGGTAGTGCTTCTGCACCTTCCAGGCAGTATTTGGCACCTGCTGCTTCAGCACCAGCCGTTCATTATGCTGCTCCAGCTGCTGTCTCCCATGGACATTCAGGTGGTTTCTCTTCTGGTGGCTACTCTGGTGGTCACGCTGGCGGTCACTCTGGTGGTCACTCTGGCGGCCACTCTGGCGGTCACTCTGGTGGACACTCTGGCGGTTTCTCTTCTGGTGGTCACTCTGGAGGTTTTGCCCAAGCTGCATCCGCTCCTTCCAGACAATACTTGGCTCCAGCTGCTTCTGCTCCAGCCGCTCACTATGCTGCCCCAGCTGCTGTCTCTCATG CTGCCAGTTACTCTGCTCCAGCTGCCAGTTACTCTGCTCCTGCTGCCAGCTACTCTGCTCCTGCTGCTTCCCATGGCCACAGCAGTGGTTATTCCCATGCTGCTTCTGCTCCTGCTGCACGTTACTCTGCTCCTGCTGCTTCTAGCTCTTACAGCCATGGCTCTGGTGGTTTCTCCCAAGCTGCTTCAGCTCCAGCTGTCCGCTATTCGGCCCCATCCAACCAATACATAGCTCCAGCTGCCTCTGCTCCAGCTGTCAGCTACTCTGCCCCTGCTGCTGTCTCCCATAGTCATGGCGGTGGTTTCTCATCCGGTGGCCACTCTGGTGGTTATGCTCAAGCTGCTTCTGCTCCAGCTGTCAGCTACTCTGCCCCAGCTGCTTCCCATGGTCATAGCGGTGGTTTCTCATCTGGTGGACATTCCGGAGGTTTCGCTGCCTCTGCTCCAGCTGCCAGCTACTCAGCTCCTGCTGCTTCTTCTCATGGCAGTGGTTACTCATATGGCGCTGCTTCCGCCCCCGCTCCCAGATACTCTGCCCCAGCTGCTAGCTACTCAGCCCCAGCTGCTAGCTACTCTGCCCCTGCCGCCAGCTACTCTGCTCCCGCCGCCAGCTACTCTGCTCCCGCCGCCAGCTACTCTGCCCCTGCCGCCAGCTACTCTGCCCCTGCTGCCAGCTACTCTGCCCCTGCTGCCAGCTACTCTGCTCCAGCTGCACAGTACTCCG GAGCTTTTGCACAACCCTCTAGGCAATACTTGGCTCCAGCTGCTAGCTATGCTGCTCCAGCTGCCAGCTATTCTGCACCAGCTCATG CACCATCTTCCCATTATGGGGCTCCTGCTGCACCCTCCCGACAATATTTGGCTCCTGTCGCTGCTTCGGCACCAGCTGTAAGTTATTCTGCCCCTGCAACTA GTTTCTCTGCCGGCCCTGCTGTTAGCCATTATTCAGCAGCCTCACAACATCATGGCCACTCAACAAACTCATTTGGTTTCTCTGGCAATAGTGGTGGTGGCACTCAGTACGCATCCAATGGTGGTTATGCTCGTCACTAA